A section of the Candidatus Nitrosacidococcus sp. I8 genome encodes:
- the rpoH gene encoding RNA polymerase sigma factor RpoH, with protein MDITLPYNHSIPSIIGNNTLDSYYREIGSIPVLSADQEYHLASRLKDDNDLEAARQLILSNLRFVAYIARGYIGYGLPLTDLIQEGNIGLMKAVKRFDPEQKVRLVSFAVHWIRAEIHEFIIRNWRIVRVATTKAQRKLFFKLRSTKKHLGWLNTQERNEIAADLAVSPKQVMEMEERLSTQDNSYDIKDEDSEEHTPAPVSYLTDISTDPAYQLEQLDYGENYSKRLQQALTNLDERSLDIVNHRWLRDSKSTLHDLAAKYKISAERVRQLETNAMKKLRETIGN; from the coding sequence ATGGATATAACATTACCTTATAATCACTCAATACCTTCAATTATCGGTAATAATACCCTCGATTCTTACTATCGGGAGATAGGTAGTATTCCAGTACTGAGTGCTGATCAAGAATATCATCTTGCTAGTCGCCTAAAAGATGATAATGATCTTGAAGCAGCAAGACAGTTGATTCTCTCTAATTTACGCTTTGTTGCCTACATTGCTCGTGGATATATCGGCTATGGACTACCACTTACTGATCTTATCCAAGAGGGAAATATTGGTCTTATGAAGGCAGTGAAACGCTTTGATCCAGAGCAGAAAGTGCGTTTAGTTTCTTTTGCGGTACACTGGATTCGTGCTGAAATCCATGAGTTTATTATACGTAACTGGAGAATTGTTCGAGTTGCTACGACTAAAGCCCAGCGTAAACTATTTTTTAAACTACGCAGTACTAAAAAACATCTAGGCTGGCTTAATACTCAAGAAAGAAATGAAATAGCAGCTGATTTAGCAGTTAGCCCTAAGCAAGTAATGGAAATGGAGGAACGGTTAAGTACTCAAGATAATTCCTATGATATCAAGGATGAGGATAGTGAAGAGCATACACCCGCTCCAGTAAGCTATCTTACAGATATATCTACAGATCCTGCGTATCAATTAGAGCAGCTAGATTATGGTGAAAACTATAGTAAAAGATTGCAGCAAGCACTTACTAACTTAGATGAACGGAGTTTAGATATTGTTAACCATCGTTGGTTAAGAGATTCGAAGAGTACACTTCATGATCTAGCAGCAAAATATAAAATTTCTGCTGAAAGAGTTCGACAGTTAGAAACAAATGCTATGAAAAAACTACGTGAAACAATAGGTAATTGA
- a CDS encoding S1 family peptidase, whose amino-acid sequence MYFPIFIFLLKNLFFYFIFSNIAIAATLPETIAHVKASVVGVGTYSSIRGVQASYSGTGFVVADGLHVVTNAHVLPEKIDTEHNEYIGVFVGINPKLYRTEIVSVDSIHDLALLKINGPTLPHFSLGSMQEVKEGMRIAFTGFPIGPVLGLYPVTHRGIVSAIVPIATAGRNTRDLNPQRIQQLSHKPFMVFQLDATAYPGNSGSPLYDPSTGKVLGVINMVFVKGSRENVLKDPSGITYAIPVEHVYALLKDSGLTP is encoded by the coding sequence ATGTATTTTCCTATCTTTATATTTTTATTAAAAAATTTATTTTTTTATTTTATCTTCAGTAACATAGCGATTGCTGCTACTCTTCCTGAAACTATTGCTCATGTTAAAGCATCGGTAGTAGGAGTAGGTACTTATTCTTCTATTCGAGGAGTACAAGCTAGTTATTCGGGTACTGGATTTGTAGTTGCAGATGGCTTACATGTAGTTACAAATGCCCATGTATTACCCGAAAAAATAGATACTGAACATAATGAATATATCGGAGTTTTTGTCGGAATTAACCCGAAATTGTATCGGACAGAAATCGTTTCTGTAGATTCTATTCATGATTTAGCCCTATTAAAAATAAACGGACCTACTTTACCCCATTTTTCTTTAGGAAGTATGCAGGAAGTAAAAGAAGGTATGCGAATTGCTTTTACAGGATTTCCGATTGGGCCCGTATTAGGATTATATCCAGTAACTCATCGAGGAATTGTATCTGCCATTGTTCCTATTGCTACTGCTGGAAGAAATACTAGGGATCTTAACCCACAACGTATTCAACAATTAAGCCATAAACCTTTTATGGTGTTTCAATTAGATGCTACCGCTTATCCTGGAAATAGTGGTAGCCCACTCTATGATCCTAGTACTGGTAAAGTGTTAGGTGTAATTAATATGGTTTTTGTAAAAGGGAGTAGAGAGAATGTGCTCAAAGATCCTAGTGGAATTACCTATGCAATTCCAGTAGAGCATGTTTATGCTCTACTTAAGGATTCAGGATTAACCCCCTAA
- a CDS encoding putative O-glycosylation ligase, exosortase A system-associated, producing the protein MGIRDLVILAIMITLIPMSLTRAWVGVLTYTWLSYMNPHRMSWNIERFHLALIIAIVTILSIFAAKDRKSIPWTRELVIVAIFVVYFAITSAFAWYPDVAFNYYQEVIKTFLFTFLTTMMIYGQERIRVFTLVIIGSFGFYGVKGGIFTILTAGNNTVWGPPGSFIGGNNEIGLVLMMMVPLATMVARTEENKWVQRILYATAILSAIAAMGTYSRGALLGLFVVCSFLFWQYRKYIIVVILIAPIVFLGAKNFMPQKWLERQQTMTSEEGVKGDESFMQRVQAWGVAFNVAKERPFLGAGFLYDSESVIRNPQRWFDHAFFIREWSKGNRPRPAHSVYFQIMGDHGFLVLFLFILLLLSTYFRLGKISKANLPSEGEYIKNYAKGTQIAIAGFCVSGTFLSLAYFDFLYGLVAFAAILQRESDEWQNQAITTANDKKIGKKISIASTHKKPIDPRVVKIRKLDRNNNKL; encoded by the coding sequence GTGGGAATTAGAGATTTAGTTATCTTAGCAATTATGATTACACTCATTCCTATGAGTCTCACGCGTGCTTGGGTTGGGGTATTAACTTATACTTGGTTAAGTTATATGAACCCTCATAGAATGAGTTGGAATATCGAAAGATTTCATTTAGCTTTAATTATTGCCATTGTAACCATCTTAAGTATATTTGCTGCAAAGGATCGTAAATCTATCCCATGGACAAGAGAACTAGTTATCGTTGCTATTTTTGTAGTCTACTTTGCAATTACCAGTGCTTTTGCATGGTACCCAGACGTTGCTTTCAACTACTATCAAGAGGTCATTAAAACTTTTTTATTTACTTTTTTGACAACCATGATGATTTATGGGCAAGAGAGGATTAGAGTCTTTACCCTAGTTATCATTGGATCTTTTGGGTTTTATGGGGTGAAAGGAGGTATTTTTACAATCCTTACTGCTGGAAATAATACGGTATGGGGACCACCAGGTTCGTTTATTGGGGGAAATAACGAAATAGGGCTAGTACTAATGATGATGGTGCCTCTTGCCACTATGGTTGCCCGAACTGAAGAAAATAAATGGGTTCAAAGAATTTTATATGCAACTGCTATTTTATCTGCTATCGCTGCAATGGGCACTTATTCTCGAGGAGCATTACTGGGATTATTTGTTGTATGCTCTTTTCTTTTTTGGCAATATAGAAAATATATCATTGTTGTAATCTTAATAGCGCCTATAGTTTTTTTAGGTGCTAAAAATTTTATGCCACAAAAATGGTTAGAACGCCAACAAACCATGACCAGTGAAGAAGGAGTAAAAGGGGACGAATCATTTATGCAGCGAGTTCAGGCTTGGGGGGTTGCGTTTAATGTGGCTAAAGAGCGTCCCTTTTTAGGGGCAGGATTTTTATATGATTCAGAATCCGTCATACGTAACCCTCAACGTTGGTTTGATCATGCATTTTTTATACGGGAGTGGAGTAAAGGTAATAGACCTCGTCCTGCTCATAGCGTCTACTTTCAAATAATGGGAGATCATGGGTTTTTAGTTCTGTTTTTATTTATATTACTGCTATTAAGTACCTATTTTCGCTTAGGAAAAATATCTAAAGCTAACCTCCCTAGTGAGGGAGAATATATAAAAAATTATGCGAAAGGTACACAAATTGCTATTGCTGGGTTTTGTGTATCTGGCACCTTTTTAAGTCTTGCCTATTTTGATTTTTTATATGGATTAGTTGCCTTTGCTGCTATATTACAAAGAGAATCGGATGAGTGGCAAAATCAGGCTATTACTACAGCAAACGATAAGAAAATAGGTAAGAAAATATCTATCGCTAGTACGCATAAAAAGCCTATAGATCCTAGAGTAGTAAAAATACGAAAATTAGATAGAAATAATAACAAATTATAA